Proteins encoded in a region of the Apilactobacillus apisilvae genome:
- the uvrB gene encoding excinuclease ABC subunit UvrB — protein MNREENNHFELVSKYKPTGDQPEAIKKLTDGFNNGQKSQILLGATGTGKTFTISNVIKNVNRPTLILSHNKTLAGQLYGEFKEFFPNNAVEYFVSYYDYYQPEAYVPSSDTYIEKDSSVNDEIDKLRHAATNALLTRNDVIIVASVSSIFGLGSPEEYFKHTVSLHVGQQIERDDLLRQLVEIQFDRNDIDFQRGRFRVHGDVVDIFPASGDKHAFRVEFFGDEIDSIREIDTLTGEFFGKKDNIIIFPATHFLTDNEHLDTALSDIKKEMNEQVDKFKSEGKLVEAQRLKQRTTYDVEMMAEMGYTNGIENYSRFMDGRKPGEPPYTLLDFFPEDYLLVVDESHQTLPQIGGMYKGDKARKEQLINYGFRLPSALDNRPLKMPEFKTHINQAIYMSATPGPRELEMTDEKNIVQQIIRPTGLLDPTVEVRPIMGQMDDLVGEINKRIDNNERTFVTTLTKKMAEDLTDYLKDLGIKVAYLHSDVKTLERTKIIRDLRLGKYDVLVGINLLREGIDVPEVSLVAILDADKEGFLRNERSLIQTIGRAARNENGSVVMYADKVTDSMQKAMDETARRRKIQQTYNQEHGITPHTIKKPIRDLIKYDDNDKNEKESHSFVESDFQKMTKKEQQSMLETLNKEMRHAAVQLDFEQAASLRDTILDLKSEMK, from the coding sequence CCAACTTTAATTTTATCCCACAATAAAACTCTAGCTGGTCAATTATACGGTGAATTTAAAGAGTTCTTTCCTAATAATGCTGTTGAATATTTTGTTAGTTATTATGATTATTACCAACCAGAAGCTTATGTTCCTTCAAGTGATACTTATATTGAAAAAGATTCATCTGTAAACGATGAAATCGATAAGTTAAGACATGCTGCAACTAATGCATTATTAACGCGTAACGATGTTATTATTGTGGCTTCTGTTTCTTCTATTTTTGGATTAGGAAGTCCTGAAGAATACTTTAAACATACTGTATCTTTACATGTGGGACAACAAATTGAGCGTGATGATTTACTAAGACAACTAGTGGAAATTCAATTTGACCGTAATGATATTGATTTTCAACGTGGCCGTTTTAGAGTTCATGGGGATGTTGTTGATATTTTTCCTGCATCTGGTGATAAACATGCTTTTAGAGTTGAATTTTTTGGTGATGAAATCGACTCAATTAGAGAAATTGATACTTTGACCGGTGAGTTTTTCGGTAAAAAAGATAATATTATTATCTTCCCAGCAACCCACTTTTTAACAGATAATGAACATTTAGATACCGCTTTATCTGATATCAAAAAGGAAATGAACGAACAAGTTGATAAATTCAAAAGTGAAGGAAAACTTGTTGAAGCCCAACGTTTAAAACAAAGAACTACTTATGATGTTGAAATGATGGCTGAAATGGGTTATACCAATGGAATTGAAAATTATTCTAGATTTATGGATGGACGTAAGCCTGGAGAACCTCCATACACATTGCTAGACTTTTTCCCTGAAGATTATTTATTAGTTGTTGATGAATCTCATCAAACCCTACCTCAAATTGGTGGGATGTATAAGGGTGATAAAGCAAGAAAAGAACAACTAATTAATTATGGCTTTAGATTACCTAGTGCTTTAGATAATCGTCCCTTAAAAATGCCTGAATTTAAAACCCATATTAATCAAGCTATTTATATGTCTGCAACTCCTGGCCCCCGTGAGTTAGAAATGACTGATGAGAAAAATATTGTACAACAAATTATTCGTCCAACGGGGTTATTAGATCCAACGGTGGAAGTTAGACCAATTATGGGTCAGATGGATGATTTGGTTGGTGAAATTAACAAACGAATTGATAACAATGAACGAACTTTTGTTACAACATTAACCAAAAAAATGGCTGAAGATTTAACTGATTATCTCAAAGATCTAGGAATTAAAGTTGCATATTTACATTCGGATGTTAAAACCCTTGAGCGAACAAAAATTATTCGTGACTTAAGGTTAGGCAAGTATGATGTTTTAGTGGGAATTAACCTATTAAGAGAAGGGATTGATGTGCCTGAGGTATCTTTAGTAGCCATTTTAGATGCAGATAAAGAAGGCTTTTTAAGAAATGAACGTTCATTAATCCAAACGATTGGTCGAGCCGCTAGAAATGAGAATGGTTCGGTTGTTATGTATGCTGATAAGGTGACGGATTCAATGCAAAAGGCAATGGATGAAACTGCTAGGAGAAGAAAAATTCAACAAACATATAATCAAGAACATGGGATTACACCTCATACAATTAAAAAACCAATTCGTGATTTAATTAAATATGATGATAACGATAAAAATGAAAAAGAAAGTCATTCTTTTGTTGAATCTGATTTTCAAAAGATGACTAAAAAAGAACAACAATCTATGTTAGAAACACTTAACAAAGAGATGCGACATGCAGCTGTTCAACTTGATTTTGAACAAGCGGCATCATTACGTGATACGATTTTAGACTTGAAAAGTGAAATGAAGTAG